From the genome of Spinacia oleracea cultivar Varoflay chromosome 2, BTI_SOV_V1, whole genome shotgun sequence, one region includes:
- the LOC110795436 gene encoding cell division control protein 2 homolog produces MDQYEKVEKIGEGTYGVVYKARDRVTNETIALKKIRLEQEDEGVPSTAIREISLLKEMQHGNIVRLQDVVHSEKRLYLVFEYLDLDLKKHMDSCPDFAKDPRMIKRFLYQILRGIAYCHSHRVLHRDLKPQNLLIDRQTNALKLADFGLARAFGIPVRTFTHEVVTLWYRAPEILLGSRHYSTPVDVWSVGCIFAEMVNQKPLFPGDSEIDELFKIFRTLGTPTEETWPGVTSLPDFKSSFPKWISKDLSDIVPNLDPAGIDLLYKMLCLDPSKRITARSALEHEYFKDIGFVP; encoded by the exons ATGGATCAG TATGAGAAAGTGGAGAAGATAGGGGAAGGAACCTATGGAGTGGTTTATAAGGCGCGGGACAGGGTTACGAACGAGACTATTGCTTTGAAGAAAATCCGGTTGGAGCAGGAGGATGAGGGAGTGCCGAGCACGGCGATCAGAGAAATCTCGCTCTTGAAGGAGATGCAGCATGGCAACATTGTCAG GTTACAGGATGTGGTGCACAGTGAGAAGCGCCTATATCTTGTTTTTGAGTATTTGGACCTTGATTTGAAGAAACACATGGATTCGTGCCCTGATTTTGCAAAGGATCCACGCATGATAAAA AGGTTTCTTTATCAAATTCTCCGTGGAATAGCGTATTGTCACTCACACAGGGTTTTGCACCGTGATCTGAAGCCGCAGAATTTGTTGATAGATCGCCAAACTAATGCACTAAAGCTTGCAGACTTTGGATTGGCGAGGGCCTTTGGTATTCCCGTGAGGACTTTTACACATGAG GTGGTGACATTGTGGTACAGAGCTCCTGAAATATTGCTCGGATCTCGTCATTACTCTACTCCTGTGGATGTTTGGTCTGTGGGTTGTATCTTTGCTGAGATGGTGAATCAGAAGCCATTATTCCCTGGAGATTCCGAGATTGATGAACTTTTCAAGATATTCAG GACCTTGGGTACACCAACTGAGGAGACATGGCCTGGGGTGACCTCCCTTCCTGATTTCAAATCTTCATTTCCTAAATGGATCTCCAAG GATTTGTCAGATATAGTACCAAATCTTGATCCAGCTGGTATTGATCTTTTATAT AAAATGCTTTGCTTGGATCCGAGCAAAAGAATTACAGCAAGGAGTGCTCTAGAACATGAATACTTCAAGGACATTGGTTTTGTACCCTGA
- the LOC110795358 gene encoding uncharacterized protein, translated as MPKLPEHLELKRTRVSCKLDAPNDTESVLYSGAYASMGVDNSSLESFFKEFNVVVNRLSEDDIEFDMIGIDAALANAFRRILISEVPTMAFEKVFIAKNTSVVQDEVLAHRLGLIPLRVDPRMFSYKSEKDEPNEKNTIVFGLHAQCNRGEPRRSVKSEELKWLPNGSMFLLEIENKVSSSTTTPRTYTNFKSSQETQPELSENPIHPKHPDITIARIGPGQEIELEAHAVKGVGKEHAKWSPVATAWYRMLPEVVLLQDICDEEAEKLVAKCPANVFDIEDTPTGKKATAPRPRACTLCRECIREEGWDEKIALRRKKDHFIFTVESTGALPPEVLFTEAVKILEDKCERIITELS; from the exons ATGCCAAAACTACCAGAGCACCTCGAGCTCAAGCGCACTCGTGTCTCCTGCAAACTCGATGCTCCTAATGAC ACTGAGTCAGTTCTATACTCTGGAGCATACGCTTCAATGGGCGTTGATAATTCGAGTTTGGAGAGTTTTTTCAAGGAATTCAATGTCGTAGTTAATCGTCTTAGTGAAGATGATATTGAATTTGATATGATTGGTATTGATGCTGCTTTGGCTAATGCTTTTCGACGAATTCTCATTTCCGAG GTTCCGACAATGGCCTTTGAGAAGGTTTTTATAGCAAAAAATACATCAGTGGTTCAAGATGAGGTTCTTGCGCACAGATTGGGGCTTATTCCCTTGAGAGTTGATCCAAGGATGTTTTCTTATAAGTCAG aAAAGGATGAACCAAATGAGAAAAATACCATTGTTTTTGGACTTCATGCTCAGTGTAACCGAGGTGAACCACGGCGTTCAG TCAAGTCAGAAGAACTAAAGTGGCTGCCAAATGGGAGTATGTTCTTGTTGGAGATAGAAAATAAAGTGTCAAGTTCAACTACAACACCCAGAACTTATACTAATTTTAAGTCTAGCCAAGAAACGCAACCTGAACTATCTGAAAATCCAATTCATCCTAAGCATCCTGATATCACTATTGCTAGAATTGGGCCAGGGCAG GAAATCGAACTTGAAGCACATGCTGTTAAAGGTGTTGGCAAAGAACACGCAAAGTGGTCTCCAGTTGCCACTGCTTGGTACCGGATGCTTCCTGAG GTTGTTCTCTTGCAAGATATTTGTGACGAGGAAGCAGAAAAACTGGTTGCAAAATGTCCAGCGAATGTTTTTGACATAGAAGACACTCCAACTG GTAAAAAAGCAACAGCCCCACGACCAAGGGCCTGCACCCTTTGCAGAGAATGCATTCGAGAGGAAGGATGGGACGAAAAGATTGCTCTGCGACGGAAGAAAGATCATTTTATAT TCACTGTTGAATCAACCGGAGCATTGCCTCCTGAGGTGCTATTTACTGAAGCTGTGAAGATCTTGGAAGACAAGTGCGAACGTATCATAACCGAACTGTCATAA